Within Schaalia sp. HMT-172, the genomic segment GCGCGCCGAAGGTCTCCTGGCCCAGGCCGGGAATCATCGGCAGCAGCAGGAGGAAGAGGGAGAGCGCGCCGAAGGTGTAGGTGTAGCGGCGCAGCATGCGGTGGTCGCGCAGGGTGATCAGGATGATGGCGGCGATGACGATCGCGATGCCCACGAAGAGCGCCTGCCGGAAGCCGACCACGGCCTCGTCCCTGCGTGCGTAGGACAGGTCCAGGCGGTAGATCATCGCCAAGCCCAGCCCGGTGAGCGCCACGGCGATCGGCAGGATCACCGGGTCCGCGTAGGGCGCGAGGAAGTGCACGCCGATCTCGCCGACGATGGCGAGCGCGACGAGCACGCCCACCTGCGTGAGAAGGTTCGCGGGGATGGTGCCCGTGTAGTTCAGGGAGGTGAGCACGTAGCCGGAGATGCCGACCGCGAGAGCCAGGCCCATGAGGCCGAGCTCAAGGAAGCGGCGCGGCCTCGCGGGGGCGATTGAGACGGTTGCCATCAGGATTCGCCTCCGCTCTGCGCCCCGGATTGTGGGTTGCCCGACTGGGCGCCGGACTGGGCGCCGGACTGGGCGCCGGAGGGCGCGGGGGTCACGGCGGAGCGCTTGAGGCCCGCGATGTAGGAGTCGATGTCGGCGCGCGAGGAGCGCAGGACGGGGGTGTCGAGGCGCTGGCGGTCCACGGGGGACAGGTCGGCGAGCGCGACGTCGGAGACTTCGATGGCGTGGGAGAGTTTCCACGGGCCGATTGACTGGGGGATGCCCTGGTAGATGACGACGTACCCGTCCTGGCCGACCGCGTAGTACTGGGTCTGCGTCCACTTCCAGGACAGCCAGGAGGCCGCGACCACCAGGACGGTGACGAGCGAGACGAACACGGGCGTCCACCAGGAGGAGCGGGGCTTGAGCTCGAGGGGGGCCTCGTCCTCGTCCGTTCCGTCTCCCGAGGCCTTGGCCCCCAGGGCGGCCGCGCGCGCCGCCGCTCCTTCGCCGCCGCGCGACTTGGCGTTGCGGTCGATGGCAGCGGCGCCGACGATCTGCGGGGGCGCGGGCGGGTAGGTGCCGGCGGGAACGATGTCCGCGATGACGCAGGTGATGTTGTCGGGGCCGCCGGCCAGGAGGGCCAGACGGATGAGCTCTTCGGCGCATTCGCCCGGGTCCTTGATGTCGGCCATGACCTGGCCGATCGTCTCGGGGGAGACCAGGCCGGAGAGGCCGTCGGAGCACAGCATCCAGCGGTCGCCGACGACGGCCTCGCGGATCGTCTCGTCGGGGGCGACGTCGGCCTGGGCGTCGCCGAGGATCTTCAGGACGACGTTGCGGTTGGGGTGGTGTTCGGCCTCTTCGGGCGTGATCTGGCCGGTGTCGACCAGGTATTGCACAAAGGAGTGGTCGGTCGTGACCTGCGTGAGCGTGTCGCCGCGCAGGACGTAGGCGCGCGAGTCGCCGATGTGGACCATGGCCAGGCGGTTGCCCGAGCGCATGAGGGCGATGCAGGTGGTGCCCAGGCCTTCGAGGTCGCGGTCGCGGCTGGAGCGGTCGGTGAGTTCTTCGTGCGCGTCGAGGAGGGCCTCGCGCAGGAGTGGGAGCATGGAGTCCGCGGGGTGGGAGTCCGTGTCGAGGGGGACCAGGTGGGCGAGGGCGACCGAGGAGGCGATGTCGCCGCCGGCGGGCCCGCCCATGCCGTCGGCGAGGACCAGGAGGTTGGCGCCGGCGTAGCCGGAGTCCTGGTTGTTGGAGCGCACCAGGCCCACGTCGGAGCGGGCAGCGTAGTGGAATTGAACGGCTTTTGCTGACATGTCAACCCACCAATTCGAGCGTGGTCTGGCCGATACGGATGACGTCGCCGATCTTGAGCTGGCGGGGTTGGCTCAGGCGTTCGTCGTCAATGAAGGTGCCGTTTCGGCTGGAGAGGTCTTCGATCCACCAGCCGTCGGACTGGGGGGTGAGGGCTGCGTGGCGGCTGGAGGCGTATTCGTCTTCGAGGACGAGGGTGCACGCTGGGGAGCGGCCGATGACGATGGGGGCTTCGCCGAGGGGCAGCATGGTGCCCACGAGCGGCCCGCCGGTGACCAGGAGGTCCTTGGGGGCCAGCGGGTTGGTGGAGGTGCGCTTCTTGTTCTTGCGTTTCTCGCGCGAGGCTTTGCGGCGCGAAGCGGCCTTATCGCGTCCCTTGCCGCGCGGGGTGACGACGGTGCCGAAGATGTCGCGTCGCAGCGTGTTGACGGCGGCGAGCACGAGGAGCCAGAGCAGCACCAGGAACCCGATGCGGAAGACGGTAAATGCGAGATCAGTGGTCACTTCATTAAACTCCGCTCTGGTCTGGGTGTGTCCAGAAGAGGATCTTGGTACGTCCGATGACGATTTGGTTGCCGTCGAGCAGGGTTGCTGCGTCGATGCGGTGGCCTTCGACGAAGGTGCCGTTGGTGGATCCCAGGTCGGTCGCGATGACCCCGGTGGGGGTGATGCGCAGTTCGAGGTGGCGGCGTGAGACGCCGGAGTCGTTGACGACGATGTCTGCTTCGGAGCCGCGCCCGATGACGGTGACGGGCTCGGTGAGGAGCCACTTGTCGCCGTCGACGTCGATGATGGGGTGTTCGGGGGATGCGGACGAGGCCGTGGCGGGGGCGGCGGGTCCGCGCCGGTTTTCGGCGTCGACTTTGAGGGTGCCGCTGGGTTCGGAGGCGTCGGCGATGAATTCGATGGTGACGGGGCCGAGGAGGGAGTAACCGTTGGAGGAGGCGTGTTCGGTGGCCTGTTGGGCGAATTCGTCGGCGAGGACGTCGAGGGATGCTTCGAGTGAGGTGAGGTCGGTGCGCGAGGCGTAGACGGTGAAGTGGTTGGCGGCGATGATGCGAGTTGCGGAGACTTCCTGGACGGATTCGTCCATGGCGCGGCGGATCGCCGTGGTGATGTCCACGGGCTTGATCCCCGACCGGAACACGCGCGAGAAGGCGCCGTTGACGCCTCGCTCAACGGCGCTCTCGAAGCGGTCGAAGATGCTCATAGTCGTGCTCTCCTCATTCCCCCGCGCGGTGTGCGCGACGTACGTTGTGTGTGGAAGCGAGGCCGCTTCCGGTCCCAGTTTAGCGGCGATAGTAAGCGCCGGTGCCCCAACTGTCGGGATGTTCCCGATGTGGGGTGGCGCTGGTCGTCGCGCGCAATGCGCGTGATGGCGGGGAATACCGCGCCATGATGCGCCTGTGACAGCTGGTGCACATGTTACACGTGTGACTATAAGTGTGGTGGAGCAAACAAAGTGAGAGGGGTGTTCTCTTGGTGGCGCGTCTGGCGTTGACTGCTTGTCAGCGGTGTTCGTTGATGTGCCAATCTGAGCCTGTGTGGAATTAACGCGGAATATAGACGTATGCTCGACGGTCATAAAAGCGCTGGTAAAACTCGAATACGATGATATCTGCCACAACTTACTCATTAATTGACGGGACTTGCTAGGGTGGCGTGGTAACTATTGCTAACTGGGGGAACTATGCACCATGACGAAGCTGTGAGCAGTGCTCGCCTGGCGGACACCGCTCCTCCGCGAGGGCGATACGCGCCCGAGGCCTCCCTCCGCACCCGCGGTCCGAGGCCTCGTCGTTTTCTCACTCGCGCCCTGATCGCCGGGGCGCTCGCCGCCGCCTCGGCACTGCCCGCGCTCACCTCCGCGGTCGAGCCCGCCCACGCCGAGGCTCCCCTCGAGACGCCCGGCGTGACCACGACCTCGTTTAATCGCGCTGAGGGGCGTATCGGCGCCACCGTCATCAACAACATTGAAGGAGATCGCACAACCTTCGTGTCCGACAACGGCTACTTCGGTGTTGTGCGCGGCCAGTCGCGCTACAACTCGAGCGACCCGAACCAGTCGTCGATCAAGCACACCAGCGGCACTCAGGTTCAGCCGTGGCTGAAAGCATCCGTGGCTGAGAGTGGGGACTACTGGTCCTACATCGTTCGAGGAAAGCCCTACACAGCTACTGCTGAATACAGTCCGTACTACATCTCCGCCTCCACGACGAGTGCTCTGGGCTTCAAGCCCAACGATCCCGGAACGGTGACGCTGGGTGAGCCATTCCTGATCGGGGCCGTGCGCCACAACAATTTCACGATTCTTACGTGGAACGACTGGGTCCATTCCTCCTTCGACATTCGTATCGGTGACCTGGAGGAGTCCTTCCCCTTCGACCAGTACGAGACGACGAACGACACGGAGACGACCGCGGTGCCCCGCGCCGGAGGTCCTTACAGGTACAGAATCGAAGGCAGCGGGACCTACTGTCCCCCCGGCGCGCCCTACAAGGCGCGCAAGCGAGGGGATAAGGCCAACTGGTACTGCTACGAGTATGTGGGCACTGGCAAGGGCGATGCGGACATCTACAAGAATCCCAACCCGCCCGCCGCGAACAGGGAACCCAGGAATTACCGCGAGAACGCCGGCGTCCCCGGCCAGACCCCGGACTCCGACGACATCCTGACGATCCGTAAGACCTCGTCGGAGAAGACCGTCATCATCAACGGGATGCCGCACCGCCTCTTCATCTACGGTTTCGTGCCCAACGCGGACGGCAACTGCCCCGCCGCGCCCCCGGCGGGCGTGGAGCCGGTGGCGACGTTCGTGACGAAGGAGAACAGGTCGTCATTTGGTTGCATGTATGGGTCGTTCCAACAGGAGCGCTACGTGCGCGTCGCCAAGGCGATCACCGAGGACTCCGAGGGCGTGGGCGGCACGATCCCGCCCTTCACCTTCACGACGCGGGTCGGCGATGGCTGGGCCGGCATGACCGGAACCCCGGACACGACGCTCGTGGCCGCCGACGGCTTCGTGGAGGCGGGCTCCTTCTCGGATGCGCAGCTGACCCCCACCGGCTACGGCGCTGGCGGCACCGCGACCTCGTCCTTCAAGGCCTTCATCCCCGGCCAGTCGAAGTTCGTCATCGCCGAGACCGGCCCCGTCCTGCCCGGGTACTCCCCGAAGCCCGGCTACTTCGGGCCCACCTGGGAAACCAGTGAGCTGGAGGGGAGCCCCGTGTGGGCCATGACCGACGTGACCTGCCTGAACGGCGTGGGCGAGCGCGTGAACGTCACACGCGACGCGACCACCGGCGGCGTCGACTTCTCGGAGGTTGCCCCGGCCTCGTCCCCCGCGGCACTGCCGATCACGTGTACCTTCACGAACCAAAAGCAGTCGCCGAACCTGCGCCTCGACAAGAGCCTCGATGCCGTTGAGGGCGAGACGACCGACACGATCACCGTCACCTATCGCATCACCGCAACCAACGACGGCAACGTCAAGGGGTCCACCGGGCGCGTCGTGGACCGTCCCGACTTCGCGCCGGGACTGACCGTGCAATCCGCGCGCATCACGACCGAACCCGAGAATATCGACCAGGCCCCCGCGCTGCCCGCAACCGAAAACTACGTCCTGACCGAGGGGACCGACATCGAGCCGGGCGCCTCCGTTACGTGGTTCATTCGCTTCACCGTCGCGCGCGACAAGAGCGCCGAGGGGTACAGGGAGACCCTGCTCGAATGCCGCACCGAGAATGAGCGCCTCGTTCCGGGCCACGGCCTCTACAACGAGGTCGCCGGACCCAAGGATCACGACGGCAGCGCCAACAACGAGGCCTGTGCACCCGCTCGCCCGCGCTCGATCCGCGTCGAGAAAGCCGGAACCCAGCCCGTGGGCACGCCCAACGATGACGGCACCTACCCGCTCGACGGCGCTGCTTTCGCGATCTACGACAACGCGGAGCTCAGCGGAACCCCGGTCAGCGTCCTTGATGGTGGATCCAGCTTCGTGGTCTCGTCCTTGGAGAAGGGCGTCACCTACTGGCTTGTCGAGACCCGCGCGCCGGCGGGCCACGTCCTGCTGCCGCGCCCCGTTCCCTTCCACATCGAGGTGGGGACCGATGACGCGCGTTCGACCGTCGTCGTGGCCGACTATGGACCGGACCAAGGCTTCACCTCCGTGCGAGTCCTGCCCGCCGACGCCGACGCGAGCGGCGACGCCGCCCTGCCCGGTATCCGCGTCGTCGACACGCAGGTCGGCACCCTGCCCAAGGCCGGCGCCGCCGGGGTGTATCCCTACCTCGCTGTGGCCGCGTGCCTGCTCGGCCTCGCCGGCGCATGCGCGTGGCGTCGCAGAGGCCTTGTGATGGCCTGATAGGCCGCCTGTTTGTGCGCACCGGGGGTGCCCGCCAATCGGCGGGCACCCCCGGCACTCGTCTCGGTCCTCGTCCTGGTCTTCGTCCCGGTCTTTGTCCTGGTCTTCGTCCCGGTCTTCGTCCCGATCCTGTGGTTCCTCAACAATGTCGCATGCAATTCCCTCGCGACTATTTCAAACATTGAAATCGCATCGTTGGAATTGCAACGTTTGTAGGCGGTGTTAAAAACTGACCCGGGGGAATTGCATGCGACTTTTTTGGGGGGAACGCCGGAAAGGGGTCGCGCATAGACGACGCGGCCGGGCACCCGCCAGATTCCTGCAGTCGTGGTCCCGTGGTTCCTCAACAATGTCGCATGCAATTCCCTCGCGATTATTTCAAACATTGAAATCGCATCGTTGGAATTGCAACGTTTGTAGGCGGTGTTAAAAACTGACCCGGGGGAATTGCATGCGACATTTGGGTGGGAATCCACAGAAAGGGAGCGCGCACAGACAATGCGGCCGGGCATATGACGCGGCCGGGCACGACAATGTGCCCGGCCGCGTGGGGATCAGAAGTCCCAGTCCTCGTCCTCGGTGTCCACGACCTCGCCCATCACGTAGGACGAACCGG encodes:
- a CDS encoding PP2C family serine/threonine-protein phosphatase, with product MSAKAVQFHYAARSDVGLVRSNNQDSGYAGANLLVLADGMGGPAGGDIASSVALAHLVPLDTDSHPADSMLPLLREALLDAHEELTDRSSRDRDLEGLGTTCIALMRSGNRLAMVHIGDSRAYVLRGDTLTQVTTDHSFVQYLVDTGQITPEEAEHHPNRNVVLKILGDAQADVAPDETIREAVVGDRWMLCSDGLSGLVSPETIGQVMADIKDPGECAEELIRLALLAGGPDNITCVIADIVPAGTYPPAPPQIVGAAAIDRNAKSRGGEGAAARAAALGAKASGDGTDEDEAPLELKPRSSWWTPVFVSLVTVLVVAASWLSWKWTQTQYYAVGQDGYVVIYQGIPQSIGPWKLSHAIEVSDVALADLSPVDRQRLDTPVLRSSRADIDSYIAGLKRSAVTPAPSGAQSGAQSGAQSGNPQSGAQSGGES
- a CDS encoding FHA domain-containing protein — its product is MTTDLAFTVFRIGFLVLLWLLVLAAVNTLRRDIFGTVVTPRGKGRDKAASRRKASREKRKNKKRTSTNPLAPKDLLVTGGPLVGTMLPLGEAPIVIGRSPACTLVLEDEYASSRHAALTPQSDGWWIEDLSSRNGTFIDDERLSQPRQLKIGDVIRIGQTTLELVG
- a CDS encoding DUF3662 and FHA domain-containing protein, whose translation is MSIFDRFESAVERGVNGAFSRVFRSGIKPVDITTAIRRAMDESVQEVSATRIIAANHFTVYASRTDLTSLEASLDVLADEFAQQATEHASSNGYSLLGPVTIEFIADASEPSGTLKVDAENRRGPAAPATASSASPEHPIIDVDGDKWLLTEPVTVIGRGSEADIVVNDSGVSRRHLELRITPTGVIATDLGSTNGTFVEGHRIDAATLLDGNQIVIGRTKILFWTHPDQSGV
- a CDS encoding SpaA isopeptide-forming pilin-related protein; this encodes MHHDEAVSSARLADTAPPRGRYAPEASLRTRGPRPRRFLTRALIAGALAAASALPALTSAVEPAHAEAPLETPGVTTTSFNRAEGRIGATVINNIEGDRTTFVSDNGYFGVVRGQSRYNSSDPNQSSIKHTSGTQVQPWLKASVAESGDYWSYIVRGKPYTATAEYSPYYISASTTSALGFKPNDPGTVTLGEPFLIGAVRHNNFTILTWNDWVHSSFDIRIGDLEESFPFDQYETTNDTETTAVPRAGGPYRYRIEGSGTYCPPGAPYKARKRGDKANWYCYEYVGTGKGDADIYKNPNPPAANREPRNYRENAGVPGQTPDSDDILTIRKTSSEKTVIINGMPHRLFIYGFVPNADGNCPAAPPAGVEPVATFVTKENRSSFGCMYGSFQQERYVRVAKAITEDSEGVGGTIPPFTFTTRVGDGWAGMTGTPDTTLVAADGFVEAGSFSDAQLTPTGYGAGGTATSSFKAFIPGQSKFVIAETGPVLPGYSPKPGYFGPTWETSELEGSPVWAMTDVTCLNGVGERVNVTRDATTGGVDFSEVAPASSPAALPITCTFTNQKQSPNLRLDKSLDAVEGETTDTITVTYRITATNDGNVKGSTGRVVDRPDFAPGLTVQSARITTEPENIDQAPALPATENYVLTEGTDIEPGASVTWFIRFTVARDKSAEGYRETLLECRTENERLVPGHGLYNEVAGPKDHDGSANNEACAPARPRSIRVEKAGTQPVGTPNDDGTYPLDGAAFAIYDNAELSGTPVSVLDGGSSFVVSSLEKGVTYWLVETRAPAGHVLLPRPVPFHIEVGTDDARSTVVVADYGPDQGFTSVRVLPADADASGDAALPGIRVVDTQVGTLPKAGAAGVYPYLAVAACLLGLAGACAWRRRGLVMA